The genomic region gaTTGGTTGGACTGCCTCCCTTTGAAGCCCTTCCCTATTGCCTCATGGCTATTGGTTCTCAGGTTCTTCTGCCTGAGCACACATTTCCTACTATGGAAAGATTCCTGTTCTGTAGGCAGTAGGAATCCCTACAGGGACCCTAATCTAGACCTAAGGTAGGAGACTTTTACCCCATAGGTCCAAAGTCCTGGCAAGAAACTGTGCCCTAAGGAGATGAGACCGTATTCCCTGATAGGGATGGTCCAGGTGGGAAGCTCCCGAATTCCTGACAGCACTTCCTCTCTGTAGCCTCCTGAACCTCAGATCATTGTTGGCATCTGTGCCATGACCAAGAAATCCAAGTCCAAGCCAATGACCCAAATCCTAGAGCGACTCTGCAGATTTGACTACCTGACTGTTATTATCCTGGGAGAAGATGTGATCCTCAATGAACCTGTAGAAAACTGGCCATCCTGCCACTGCCTCATTTCTTTCCACTCCAAAGGTCAGGGTCTGTAAAGGAAAATGAGAAGGAATGATGTtcagaatgttggactgggagaTGAGGTTCTTACTGTCAGATAGTAAAGAGGCCTTTAGTTCTCCTGGACATACTAGAGAGCCGTGCAAAAGCATTTGCTTTCCCTACATTTTGGGGGAGTTGCTGCAGGTAGTGAAAAGCTCATATTTGAACCTCAGGGCAGCTCTACAATTCTTAAGATCTCTAACATAACTGGATCTCTGGAagtactataaaaataatttcttttttactttttcctgatGGAAATTCTGGATTTGGAAAGTTAGGCAGAATAAGGGATGGGGTAGGTGGATAGAGGAGCTCAATGGCAACAAATAGCTTTAATATGTCTATATCTCTTGCCTTTTTCTCACTTTGTCTCTCACTTTCTTCCTTTGGTCTCTGTTGTCTTTCTCCATCCTAGGCTTTCCTCTGGACAAAGCTGTTGCGTACTCCAAGCTTCGAAATCCCTTTCTTATCAATGACCTGGCTATGCAGTATTACATCCAGGATAGGTATAGCACTGTGATCATGCCTGTTTGGAGAACCCACTCTGGGAGGGGCAGAGTCAAACATGCTTAATTTTTGTACCATATCCTCTTGAATTCTGCACCCTAGTACCTCCCAATTATTGAGCAAATGAAATCCCTAGCCCCTCCACATAGTCACCATCCCCACCTCTCCCAGCTAATTTATTCTGTGGATGACAGGAGGGAGGTGTACCGAATTCTGCAGGAGGAAGGTATTGATCTGCCTCGATATGCGGTGCTCAACCGTGACCCTGCCCAGCCTGAGGGTGAGTACCTGGTGTTGTCCAATCCTGACCTGCCTTTCTTTCTATGACTTAGCCCAATTCTCCATTCTCTAGACATCTATGTATCACCTATGTAAGTGAGGCTTTGGTTATTAGGTTATGGGTAGAGTTAGAGCCATGGGTCTTTGGACTCAGCCTTGGATATCTTATACAGATATATACCATATAGAAATTACCATATTTATTACTAAGATATGGTCATAGAAATTTGAGAGTTATGGAGATTAAAACTTGGAGAAAGAGAGTTGGATATATTCTACAATCCTAGGTCCTAGGAGTGACTACATATCTATCTTTCAGAGTGCAACCTGATAGAAGGTGAAGATCACGTAGAGGTAAACGGAGCTGTCTTTCCCAAGCCCTTTGTGGAGAAGCCAGTGAGTGCAGAGGACCACAATGTTTACATCTACTACCCCAGCTCAGCTGGAGGAGGAAGCCAGCGCCTCTTTCGTAAGGTATGGGGGAATCTGAGAGGTAAAAGGACAAGAATGAGGCTGTGGACAGGGAAGCTGGAGGATTTGGGAATAAAATAGAggcaacattctttttttattccttttccttcCAAAGATTGGCAGCCGAAGCAGCGTTTACTCTCCTGAGAGCAGCGTCCGAAAGACAGGGTCATACATCTATGAGGAGTTTATGCCCACAGATGGCACAGATGTCAAGGTTATGGTGGATACAGGGATTTAAGAGGTTATAAATGTCTGGGTGGGATGGGATGCTTGGGGAGCAAGTGGAAGCATGGGGAGGGGGTCATAGAAAATAAAGTGTGAATGTGAATGGCTTTCATATTCAggtacaaatatactgctcacaaaaattaggggatatttcaaaatgaatatgaagcaataaaatatcccctaatttttgtgagcagtaatagCAAGTAAGGGAAGTAGATATTTTACATTATCACTGTCAGAGCCAGGGCAAGGGTGACATGGAACATGATTTAATGTTGGTAAGTTATTTCTTAATAAGGACTAGATGATAGTGCTGGAGTCCCTAGGAGAAACCTtcataattatatttcaataggGCTCAGTGAGAAAAATGTGTCTCCTGTTCTTAATACTcaggttatttttttgttttgtttttgttttttcactctgAAACTAGTCTACAGACCTAGTGCTCATATTGTCTTCTTATATGCAGGGTGAGCTGTGGGCATACTCAGTGATGCTATGTACCTGCAGGTATATACAGTGGGGCCAGATTATGCTCATGCTGAAGCCAGAAAATCTCCAGCTTTGGATGGGAAGGTTGAACGAGACAGTGAAGGGAAAGAGATTCGATATCCAGTGATGCTGACGGCCATGGAAAAGCTGGTGGCCAGGAAAGTCTGCGTAGCATTTAAGGTAGAGGAAGGCCCATAGGGGTGAGGGGCTCTGTGTAATGAGGGAGACAGGAGCAGAGGTCTCAGAAGAAAGAATGACTCTCTTGTTCTCATATTGCTTCTTTGCCTTGCAGCAAACAGTTTGTGGTTTTGACCTTCTTCGTGCCAATGGTCATTCCTTTGTATGTGACGTCAATGGCTTCAGTTTTGTCAAGAATTCGATGAAATACTATGATGACTGTGCCAAGATTCTGGGGTAAGAGACACAGTGGTTTGGGCTGGGGAGAATGGACTTAGAGAAGAGAGTTAGAAAGcttttactttaatttaaatgatttagaagtgaaaaagaaaaatagagaaagggtTCCTCAGCCCTCTTGTCTTCCCAGCACTACCCAGAGGTAATTACTGTTGACAGTCTTAAATGTAACAGCATGTCTTTTTCTGCCATGTATAAacaaactaaatttattttattaaatgtaatcaTACTATAATACTGTTTAAAAAcaacttaactttaaaaaaaattcatcacgtagtattttaaaacatttaaaaatgtataagaaatgatgaatatGGTGAGTATCCATGTATTCACCATTgagcttaagaaataaaatattaagaatgtagctgagcctgaccagtggcgcagtggatagagcctcggactgggatgtagaggacccaggttcgagaccccgaggtcaccagcttgagcgtgggctcatctggtttgagcagaactcaccagcttggacccaaggtcactggctccagcaagggcttactcagtctgctgaaggcccacggtcaaggcacatatgagaaagcaatcaatgaacaactaaggtgtcgcaacgaaaaactgatgattgatgcttctcatctctctctgttcctgtctgtctgtccctatctatcccactttctgactctctctctgtctctgtattaaaaaaaaaaaaagaatgtagttgaggcccttgctggttggctaagtggacAGAGTGTTGTCCTagaatatggatgtcccaggttcaattcccagtcagggcacataagagaagcaaccatccacttctctctgcctccttctccttctctccctttttgctTCTTGCTCattggttcaattggtttgagcattgaccctgggtgctgaggatagctcagttgatttgagcattggtcccagaccaAAGGGGTTGTcacgtggatcccggtcagggtgcatgcaggaagctgtctcaccatctcccctcctctctctctcacacacaaatgtAACTGAAGCTCCTTCATACCCCTCACTAATtacatctctttccttcccacgCAGAGGTATTTGGTGTTTGTCAATCCCATACAATATTTAGTaacatttttactaaaaatttgGGGCTGTCTTTTTTTGCATGcttttatactttatattaatatattattcttCAGCGTGCTGCGTTTAGTGAGCTTTGTTCATACGTGTAGTTCTGGTTCATTCATTTTCACACAGCTCCTTCATGTTTCTCCTTCTAGGAACACCATAATGCGGGAACTTGCCCCACAGTTCCAGATTCCATGGTCTATCCCCACAGAGGCTGAGGACATTCCCATTGTCCCTACCACATCTGGCACTATGTGAGCAAAAGTAAAAAATCTGGAGTAACCTACTTAAGGCACCTACATCAGACCAGTAGTTACTTCCTGACCCTGTGTATTCTGACCAGTGGAGCCTGGGTCTCTTCTAGCTGGTTTTCTTAATCTTGCCTATATTCCTAATCTCAGAtagttttcttctgttctttgacATGTCAAGTAGGATGAAATGATGGGAGGTGGCGAGGGATGGAATGGGGAGAGGTTCTAAGAACACTCCTTATCTTAGGATGGAACTTCGTTGTGTCATCGCGATTATTCGTCATGGGGACCGTACCCCCAAGCAGAAGATGAAGATGGAAGTGACACATCCAAGGTAGAAAGAGTGATTTAGGCAAATAGATTTTGAAATGGGGAGAGGCAGTTCACAGAGGCTTTGACTTTCTCACtctatactgaaacttctttttatttcttcaggttTTTTAGTCTATTTGAAAAACATGGTGGCTACAAAACAGGGAAATTAAAACTAAAGCGACCTGAGCAGCTGCAGGTAAGATAGTGAATCTGGTTTGGCGCAGCAGTGCTATGAGAAGGACAGAGGGAATGGGACTGGGAGCCTCCATGAGAAACCAGGATGAAAGGGTAACTGGCCAGGAGTTGGCCTTCTGCatggatattttattatttcctccagGAGGTGCTGGACATCGCAAGGCTGCTATTGgcagaactagagaaagaacccGGTGGTGAGATCGAGGAGAAGACTGGGAAACTAGAGCAGCTGAAGTCTGTGCTGGAGATGTGAGAAAGGGGATAGAAAAAGGGAGCGAAAACAGTGAGAACTGGGGGCTGGGATAGAAAGTAAACTATGAGTTTATCCTGTAGGTATGGTCATTTCTCAGGCATCAACCGGAAGGTGCAATTGACGTACTACCCTCACGGAGTAAAAGCTTCTAATGAGGGGCAAGGTAAGATATAATAACCTGTTCCCATTATCATTCAGATCTCTTATTCTTGAACCTTTACATAACCTCTACCCCAGAGTACCTTCTGGGCTCCTCAAAAGACCTAACATTTAGATGTCCCCAGTATTTTCCTCAGATCTAGACCTAGTCACTGACCTTCATTCCTGCAGATCCacagcaggaggccctggcccAATCTCTTTTGCTGGTACTGAAATGGGGTGGAGAACTGACTCCTGCTGGCCGTGTTCAGGCTGAGGAGCTGGGGCGAGCTTTTCGCTGCATGTACCCTGGAGGACAGGGTGAGTGTTTGGGGAGTAAACACGTGGCAGGGCTGGGATAAACTGATTAAAGGATAAGGTGGAAAAATGAAGAGAGTGAGGCAATGGGAAAGTTCAAGTGGGAatgagcattcttttttttttttctttttctttcttttttttttacagggactgagtcagagagagggatagggacagacagacaggaatggagagagatgagaagcatcaattattagtttttcattgcgacaacttagttgttcattgattgctttctcatatgtgccttgaccacgggccttcagcagaccaagtaaccccttgctcaagccaacgaccttgggtccaagctggtgagcttttttgctcaagccagatgagcccgcgctcaagctggcgacctcagggtctcaaacctaggtcctctgcatcccagtccgacgctctatccactgcgccaccgccgggtcagACGGGAATTCTTTCTTCCATGCGGGTATTTGTGGCATGCATTCCTGGTCCTCCCCTTTGCCCCCAGGTGACTATGCTGGCTTCCCTGGCTGTGGGCTGCTTCGTCTTCATAGCACTTTCCGCCATGATCTCAAGATCTATGCCTCTGATGAAGGCCGTGTCCAGATGACTGCTGCTGCCTTTGCCAAGGTACACATTACAGTTACCCCATAGTCCCAGCTTCCtttaggaagagaaacagagagtttGGAGAACTATATAGTTGGGAAATTTTAGGGTGTTTATGTGCTAACTCAGAAAAGTTTCTTCTATGTTTGACCCCATTCTATACTACTGAGAACAAGCTGAGAATAATTAGTGAGGGTAGGCCCTTGACCTATATACCCCAGTTCTCCTAGCCAGCTCTCATTTGATCTCTCAGACCATCTAGGCTTAGGGGGATTATGCTAGACTGGAAAGAAAACTGATAGACTTTGTACTTCCCTTTCAGGGGCTTTTGGCTCTAGAAGGGGAGCTGACACCCATTTTGGTACAAATGGTGAAGAGTGCCAACATGAACGGGCTTCTGGACAGTGATAGCGATTCCTTAAGCAGCTGCCAGCACCGGGTGAAGGCTCAACTTCACCATATTTTGCAGCGGGATGCACCCTTTGGCCCTGAGGATTATGATCAGGTCAGGCTCTCAATATACCCCTGATCCCAAATTCCTAGAATTCTAAATAATAGTGATCAATAATGGTACTTatcatgtgccaggtactgttttaTGTGCTTTCTATACAtcgtctcatttaatccttacccTTTGAGATAGGTATGGGTCCACACTCTCTTGTCCACAATTTCAAAAATCAAAAGGAGTTTTATACATTTGGTACCAAGATTCATTTGGCAGCAAAATCTGATATGATAAATATTTCTAATCCCTATTTATTCCATTTAGTATAGTCATACATTTTGCtgcataaataaaaatgtgtttgattATGTACTAGGCCCTGCTGGaggtattatataaaatatagcatACGGCGAATATTAACTTCCTAAAGTTTGAAAAAATTCTCAATTCCAGACATATTGGTCCCaaggattttgaatgagagaatgttttaattattatttaaaaatttttttacttactgattttagcaagagaggatgagagggagagagagatagacaggaacaatgATTTGTtcatgtatgtgctctgactgggtattgaaccaaCAATCTCTATgcttagggatgatgctctaaccaaccaagctatccggccagggcagaatattttaattattcctCACAAGAAACTATCCCAAAACTCATTAACTTAAAAACAACCACTATTTTATTGTCTTACACTTCTAAGCTCAACTACTCTTGCTTGAGATCTCTCCTAAAACTGCCTAGATGTTATCCAGATGTTGGAGCTGGAACCATCTGGAGGCTTGACTAGGATGCTGAGATGGCtgggctctctctcttttcattctcttcctgTGGTCCCTGGGCCTCTTCTCCCCACATATTTTTTCCACATGGTTTCTCTAGCATGGTAGCCAGACTTTTAAATGGTAACTTAAAATAGTAACTTcaaagttgttgttgtttttttgagagagagagaaagacaggaagggagaaagatgagaaacatcatctcatagttgtggcactttagttgttcattgattgcttctcatttgtgccttgattggggactctagccaagccagtgaccctttgctcaagccagcaaccttgggctcaagaccttgggcttcaagccagtgacctttgctcttgagctagtgaccatgggatcatcttgatgatcccatgctcaagctggcaaccctctgttcaagctggatgagcctgtgctcaagccagtgactcggggtttcaaacctgggacctcagcatcccaggtagatactctattcattgcgccaccaccagtctggCAGAAGCTTCCAAGCTTTTTGAAAGTGTAGGCCCAGAATTAGCCCAATatgactttgttatttttttattaagtagttACAAAGCCAGCTTAGATCCAAGGGAAGGGGAAGATGACAAAATATTAATGGCCATCTTTAGTCCATTATAAGAACTGTGGACCTGTACTACTTTTacactattttacagatgaggaaacaggctcataAGAATTTAAgcaaccggccctggccggttggctcagcggtagagcgtcggcctggcgtgcgggggacctgggttcgattcccggccagggcacataggagaagtgcccattcgcttctccaccccccctccttcctctctgtctctctcttcccctcccgcagccaaggctccattggagcaaagatggcctgggcgctggggatggctccttggcctcagccccaggcgctagagtggctctggtctcggcagagcgacgccctggaggggcagagcatcgccccctggtgggcatagcatcgcccctggtgggcgtgccgggtggatcccggtcaggcgcatgcgggagtctgtctgactgtctctccccgtttccagcttcagaaaaatacaaaaaaaaaaaaaaaaaagaatttaagcaaCCTTTCCATGGTCACCCAGCAAGTATGAACTCAAGGAGTCTATCCCGAGAGCCCAGGCTATTAGTCACTGAAGTATACTATCTCACAGTACTAATCATGGTGCATGCCATTACGCAGTGTCATCTTTCTTCCTGTGTATCCAGGTCACTGTTGATGGGGGTCATTTGTTAAACAGTGGTTATCCACCTTTCTACCACTGACAATTCCTCATTTctaatagattattttattttatttttttaagtgagaggcggggactggccctggccggttggcttagtggtcaagtgttggcctggtatgtggatgtcccagctttgatttccggtcaaggcacacagaagaagcaaccatttgcttctccacctctccctctctctcttcccctcctgcagccatgactcaactggttcgagtgcatcagtcctgggtgctgaggatggcttcgtggagcctctgcttcaggcactagaaatagctcagttgagagcatggccccagatgggcagagcatcagccccagatggtccATGTGTTTTTTTCAGAACCACCAAGAACTtaggtctgcctgaccaggcagtggtacaatggatagagcgttggaatggGACATgttggacccaggttcaaaaccctgaggtaaaaaaaacaaacaaataaaaataaaataaaaaccctgaggtcacccacttgagcacaggctcatctggtttgagcaaggctcaccagcttgagcccaaggtcactggcttgagcaaggggtcacttggtctgctggagccccccagtcaaggcacatatgagaaagcaatcaatggtgccacaatgaaaaattgatgcttctcatctctctcccttctggtctctgtgttcctatttgtccttctctctgtctctgtcacaaaaaacaaacaaacaaaaaacccccaaccTAGGtctattttatttcctctggATTCCAAGacgtttctcttttttctttttctttttttgcaagagagagggcaacagagagggacagatatggacagacagacaaaagggggagagatgagaagcatcaatgctttggtgtagcaccttaattgtttattgattgctttcttatatgtgccttgactgggagtgggggctacagcagagtaagtgaccccttgctcaaggcagcaaccttgggctttaagctagcgacctttaggctcaagccaatgaccatggggtcatgtctgtgatcctcgctcaagccagcaaccccgcgctcaatctcgtgaacctgtgctcaaggcagatgagcccacactcaagcagacgacctcggggttttgaacctgggttctctggtcccgggccaacactctaaccactgtgccaccgcctggtcaggctggattccaagactttttttttttttgtatttttctgaagctggaaacggggagagacagtcagacagactcccgcatgcgcccgaccgggatccacccggcacgcccaccaggggcgaagctctgcccaccagggggcgattctctgcccatcctgggcgtcgctatgttgcaaccagagccactctagcgcctgaggcagaggccacagagccatccccagcacccgggccatctttgctccaatggagccttagctgcgggaggggaagagagagacagagaggaaggagagggggaggggtggagaagcagatgggcgcctctcctgtgtgccctggccgggaatcgaacccgggacttctgcacgccagggtgatgctctaccactgagccaaccggccagggcctggattccAAGACTTTTAAAATCAACCTTTCTTAGATGACTGTGCTAGAGTAGTTCCCTCATCTAAAGGCCCTAGAACAGCTGATATGCCCAGTAGTTTGAGTGCTCATTGGAGTGAACCAACAAACAGATCTTATTTGCACGCAATCTCTGAAATAAGTTCACAGGAATATGGACAATTGGCACTGAGCCTAtcttgcttttcatctctctcttccccacagcTTGCTCCCACTGGAAGTACTTCCCTACTCAACTCCATGGCTATCATCCAGAATCCTGTGAAGGTCTGTGATCAGGTATTTGCCCTGATTGAAAACCTCACTCACCAGATTCGGGAACGGATGCAAGACCCCAAGTCTGTAGGTGTGTATGAATACTATCTTCCCTTCAAGGTTTCAGGCATGGGTGGGTTCTTAGACACTCCTGTGTCCTCTCCTAAATGACAAGGCATTCTCATCTCTCTGGTTTTACTTCAGATTTATTATGGACTTTTGTTAGAGGTAAAATCTTggcttcttgccctggccggttggctcagcggtagagcgtcggcctggcgtgcaggggacccgggttcgattcccggccaaggcacataggagaagcgcccatttgcttctccacccccccccccccttcctctctgtctcttcccctcccgcagccgaggctccattggagcaaagatggcccgggcgctggggatggctccttggcctctgccccaggcgctagaatggctctggtctcggcagagcatcgccccctggtgggcagagcttcgcccctggtgggtgtgccgggtggatcccggttgggcgcatgcgggagtctgtctgactgtctctccccgtttccagcttcagaaaaatacaaaaaaaaaaaataaaaaaatcttggcTTCTCTGGTTGTCTGTCTTCCTTCCAGACCTGCAACTCTACCACAGTGAGACATTAGAGCTAATGCTACAGCGTTGGAGCAAGCTGGAGCGTGACTTTCGACAGAAGAGTGGGCGCTATGATATCAGTAAGATTCCTGACATCTATGACTGTGTCAAGTATGATGTGCAGCACAATGCAAGTCTGGGACTTCAAGGCACAGCAGAGTTGCTACGTCTCTCTAAGGCATTGGCTGATGTGGTCATTCcccaggtgtgtcttatataagGAATCTAACCTGGGGATAGGGGCATTGggtaaggaaggagagaaggggcaaAAAGGAGGGGTGGCATTGAAACCAGGGAAGGGAAACTTAGAGAAGGAATTAGTTAAGTTGCTAGGATTCTTAGAGTCTACCCTGGCTCTGAGTAAGTACAAGAGACTGGGGAGGAACCTGGAGATGGGGAGTATGGTGGATATGAAAGAGGCCCTAGACCTGAGGTAAAGACCTGATCTTGGGCTTGGGAATATGAAGCAAGAGAACAGGATTCATTGAGGTACTTATTCCTGGCCTATGGCCCTTAGGAATACGGGATCAGTCGGGAGGAGAAACTGGAAATTGCCGTGGGCTTCTGTCTTCCACTGTTGCGGAAGATACTACTTGACCTGCAGAGAACCCACGAGGATGAGTCTGTCAACAAGCTGCATCCCCTGTGAGGGAGGGCTGGGAGGGGTTTtggatggagggaggggcatgTCAGGGGAGCCCTTGGGAAAATCTAGACTGGGACAGCTAGGGGGACCTAGAATAGAAGGAAGGGGTCCTGGGATGGAAAGGAGAGGATAAGTCTTTGAGGTGGAAGGAGGGAGTTTGTAGAGGGGTGAGAAGGGATTATCTGATGGTGTGAGTGACTTAGCTATTACCTCAGGTACTCCCGAGGAGTGCTCTCCCCAGGCCGCCACGTTCGAACACGTCTCTATTTCACCAGCGAAAGCCACGTCCACTCCCTACTCAGTGTCTTCCGTTATGGGGGTCTTCTTGATGTAAGGATCTTTCTTTTGACATCAGCCTGTAAACATCTTTTCTCAGCATTCTTTTACTCTCCTACTAATGCTATTTCTGTATTGTAAGCTTTCTCTGTTCTTGTCTCCCTGCCCATTCCCTGACTCCCTTGATAAGCCATGGCTTACCTCTTCTTGTGTTCGGTAGGAGACCCAGGATGCACAATGGCAGCGAGCTTTGGCTTATCTTAGTGCCATCTCAGAGCTCAACTACATGACCCAGATTGTCATCATGCTCTATGAGGACAACACAAGGGTGAGGAGCTAGCAGGGTGGGTTAAGGAGAGggctccttctttctcttccatctccttttaggaaaaaaaacaccttttttatCCTTAGAATTTGTAGAATCCGTCTGGGTGTGGCACCTAGATACAGCATGACACAGAGCATTTAGGAGTTTGCTACTGGAAAGGAAAAAGTGTTTTGGGATCATGTTGAGCCAGAGAGATAGCATAGAACATAGCTTTAGAATGAGGGAGGGTATGGAATTTGGGACAGTGTTATAATGAACCTTTTCTCTCAATAATTGTTACACATATACCTTCTTCATCTGGCTGCACAAAGATATCTTTAAATGTCCTGATatatggtctgaccaggtggtggcgcagtggatagagcatcggactgggatgcagaggacccaggttcgagaccccgaggttgccagcttgagtgcggctcatctggcttgagcaaagctcaccagcttggacccaaggtcgctggctcgagcaaggggttactcagtctgctgaaggcctgcggtcaaggcacatatgagaaagcaatcaatgaacaactaaggtgtcgcaatgaaaaactgatgattgatgcttctcatttctctttgttcctgtctgtctgttcctatctatccctctctctgactctctctctgtctctgtaataaaaaaaataaaaaataaaaataaagtctgaggATCCTTATGAAAGTTCTGAATAAAAggtagttaaaaaaaatgttctgatatATGCACTGTAGTAGCAAAGCTGAATTATCATGGAAAATGGATAGAGAGGGCATAGAAGTGGAAGCTGGAAAGTCATGCCAAGCAGTGAATCTCAAACAGTGGAGGTAAGGAAATGAGGAACCTG from Saccopteryx leptura isolate mSacLep1 chromosome 6, mSacLep1_pri_phased_curated, whole genome shotgun sequence harbors:
- the PPIP5K1 gene encoding inositol hexakisphosphate and diphosphoinositol-pentakisphosphate kinase 1 isoform X15 codes for the protein MWSLPAGESESATAHFFLGAGDEGLGTHRISMRTEESDSELLEDEEDEVPPEPQIIVGICAMTKKSKSKPMTQILERLCRFDYLTVIILGEDVILNEPVENWPSCHCLISFHSKGFPLDKAVAYSKLRNPFLINDLAMQYYIQDRREVYRILQEEGIDLPRYAVLNRDPAQPEECNLIEGEDHVEVNGAVFPKPFVEKPVSAEDHNVYIYYPSSAGGGSQRLFRKIGSRSSVYSPESSVRKTGSYIYEEFMPTDGTDVKVYTVGPDYAHAEARKSPALDGKVERDSEGKEIRYPVMLTAMEKLVARKVCVAFKQTVCGFDLLRANGHSFVCDVNGFSFVKNSMKYYDDCAKILGNTIMRELAPQFQIPWSIPTEAEDIPIVPTTSGTMMELRCVIAIIRHGDRTPKQKMKMEVTHPRFFSLFEKHGGYKTGKLKLKRPEQLQEVLDIARLLLAELEKEPGGEIEEKTGKLEQLKSVLEMYGHFSGINRKVQLTYYPHGVKASNEGQDPQQEALAQSLLLVLKWGGELTPAGRVQAEELGRAFRCMYPGGQGDYAGFPGCGLLRLHSTFRHDLKIYASDEGRVQMTAAAFAKGLLALEGELTPILVQMVKSANMNGLLDSDSDSLSSCQHRVKAQLHHILQRDAPFGPEDYDQLAPTGSTSLLNSMAIIQNPVKVCDQVFALIENLTHQIRERMQDPKSVDLQLYHSETLELMLQRWSKLERDFRQKSGRYDISKIPDIYDCVKYDVQHNASLGLQGTAELLRLSKALADVVIPQEYGISREEKLEIAVGFCLPLLRKILLDLQRTHEDESVNKLHPLYSRGVLSPGRHVRTRLYFTSESHVHSLLSVFRYGGLLDETQDAQWQRALAYLSAISELNYMTQIVIMLYEDNTRDPLSEERFHVELHFSPGVKGVEEEGNAPTGYGFRPASSENEEMKTDQGSMENLCSRKASDEPDRALQTSPQPSEGPGLPRRSPLIRNRKAGSMEVLSETSPSRPGIYRLFSASRPPTEMKQSGLGSQCTGLFSTTVLGGSSSAPNLQDYARSHGKKLPPASLKHRDGFEGCSMVPTIYPLETLHNALSLRQVSEFLSSVCQRHTDAQAQVSTALFESMHSNPASNSAFSPPRTLHSPTMQLRQRSEKPPWYSSGPSSTVSSAGPSSPTAVDCDCHFGFSDQPSLCSHMTEEHQGFGLYQELRGNGAQKLPIEGEQEPFESNKSLQEPPVEASRPCQEVAEKIGQPCQQVPDISQPCQDIPEEVNQPCQEVPGDSHPCKETHDDINQTCQEVPQISQPCQKGIQLCQKVSEEAFQLCQKNLEEVSQPCQGVPVEVGMLVHRFPEGVDGLVQEVLVEVDKPAQEMPEEISHPCQEFSLVVGRLAQEAYATNLVSQDIPESDTPFQEFPEEGDLQIQEDFEEINQKSWVVPEVTDQLPGEDVPQAQYPSSDPNPQSQSLAHDQNLPLPPATCD